A stretch of Primulina tabacum isolate GXHZ01 chromosome 13, ASM2559414v2, whole genome shotgun sequence DNA encodes these proteins:
- the LOC142522599 gene encoding glutaredoxin-C1-like — protein MHDDTKYWNCYSYNFPIRRSMATDPLERIERMASENALVILSKSSCCMCHAVKRLFCGMGVNPMVYELDEDPTGKELEKALTRLLCGGSAVPIVFIGGKLVGSMDRVLSSHINGTLVPLLKEAGALWL, from the coding sequence ATGCATGATGATACAAAATACTGGAATTGTTACAGCTACAACTTCCCGATTAGGCGAAGCATGGCAACAGACCCATTGGAGCGAATAGAGAGAATGGCATCAGAAAATGCGTTGGTGATCTTAAGCAAAAGCAGTTGCTGCATGTGCCATGCTGTGAAGCGACTTTTCTGTGGCATGGGAGTTAACCCAATGGTGTACGAGCTTGATGAAGATCCTACAGGAAAAGAATTGGAGAAGGCGTTGACGCGTTTACTCTGCGGCGGCTCTGCCGTTCCCATCGTCTTTATTGGTGGGAAACTCGTGGGTTCAATGGACCGTGTCTTGTCTTCTCATATTAATGGTACCCTGGTTCCACTTCTCAAAGAGGCTGGTGCCCTTTGGCTTTAG